AGGTGCCCCGTCTCGGCGCCAAAACGTATGAGCAGTGCATCGGATTTTTGCGGATTAACGGGGGAGACGAGCCGCTGGACAACACGCCGATTCATCCCGAATCTTACGATATTGCCGAACGTTTGTTAAAGGAGCTTTCGCTGACGAAGCAACAGCTGGGAACCGCGGAATTGAAAGACAAGCTGCGGACCGTTCAGACGGAGGAAATGGCGGAGCGGCTGCAGGCGGGCGTTCCCACCTTGCGCGATATCGTTGACAGCCTGCAGAGGCCGGGCAGAGATCCGCGGGAGGAGCTGCCGGCGCCGATCTTCCATACCGACGTGTTGAAAATGGAGGATTTAAAGCCGGGCATGCAGTTGCAGGGAACGGTACGGAACGTGATCGATTTCGGGGCGTTCGTCGATATCGGCGTCAAGCAGGACGGATTGGTGCATATTTCGCAGCTGAGCGATAAATACGTCAAGCACCCGACGGAAGTCGTCTCCGTCGGAGACATCGTGACCGTATGGGTGCTTGGCGTGGATGTGAATAAGGGCAGGATCAGCTTGACGATGAAGGGCCCGGATGAAAAAGCCCGATGAGCGGTTGCTCATCGGGAGGCTGTCAATTTCTTCGGGCTCTGGCTCTTATGGAGATTGATGCTTCCCGCTGCTGCGGACTCGATGGAGGCGTATAAGGCCTCCGGCGTGATGTCCGGACTGCCTCCATTAATTCTCGGCAGCAAATACGGATCGCTCGTTTTGGAAATGAGTCCGGGTCTGGTTGTAAAAGCGTAACGGATTTGCACTTCCTTTAGAGTTTTGATGGCTGTGTTGTTATGCATGCCGTAAGGATAGGCAAAGGTGTCGATCGGATGAGGCGTAAGAACGGAAAGCTGTTGAACGCACTTCTGCAAATCCGTCTTGATGCGCTGCTCGTACTGCTGTTGGGTTTCCGACTTGCCGTCGATCTTCATCGGTCCGGTTAATGCGTCATGCTTGCGGTCGACCTTGAAATGGAGATTATCCGTATGCGCTTGAACCTCCATGTCGGGATCCGCATGCGTCATTGCGACGATTTGATCGGTCGTCATGTGCGGCGTGTAAACCTTTACATTTTTCTGAAAGGCGCCGGTGATGACAAAGCAAACAGCCGGAATATGCCGTTTAGCCAAGATGGGATACGCAATCGAATAATAGCTTTCGTATCCGTCGTCAAACGTGATCAGTGCGGCATTGTCGGGAACTTTGCCGCCGTGCATGAACGCTCTGAATTGGTCTAATGAAATAAAATGAATGCCTTTTTTCGAAAGGTAATCGATTTGTTGCGCGAACAGCTCGGGGCTTATGATATCTCTGCCCTTTAGTTTTGGATCCAGGTGGTGAAACATTAAGACGGCGACTTTATCGTGATAAGGAAGCGAGGGCTTCAGGCTTGCAGCCGGGACGGGATAGATGGCCTGAGAAGCCTGATTTCCGTACACGGTATCGATAACCGTCGTTTCCACTTGGGCTGCCTCTTGAACTGGAACGGGCGGGGACTCCGAGTGCGGGTCAGGATTTGACACGGTGTGAACCAATTGCTTGGCCCCTGAATGATTGTGATAGAGAACCAGATAAAAAGATGAAACAATAAGCGCAATTCCAATTAATCCAAGGGATAATATTTTCCGCATGTTCGATGCATCGCCTGACCTTTTCTCTCTAGTAATTTGGTACTAAATACAATGTAGTCGACATACGGTTTTTTGACAATAGTTTTCTTTTAACTCTATCTAAACTATTTGGAAATTCTGTCTTACTCAGAATCTATCTTGCTATGGATATAAATTGGTAGATTTGGAAGAGGAAATTTCGAATTATTTATTTATGCGGTAAAAAAACCAGCAGTCGTTCAATAAACGGATCTGCCTGCGGTCTTTGTTCTGAAAAGCACGCGATAATTGATGACGCAACCAGGAGGGCAATGCATTCAGCTCCTTCCCGCATTTTTCTTGTCACTATCTTATGATACGGGAAGGGCGTCTGTGCCTGTTTTAAGCGGGAATCGGTCCGTCGATCGTCCGGATTTGTTACATTTTACGCTTCTTCTTCGTACCACTGTTCCAGCTGAGCCTGCAGGGCGCGAATTTCGGTCAACAGCGAGATGACCGGATAGGACTTGTCTTCAATGGCAGCAAAGCTTTTTTCCAAATCATTGATATAGTCGAGGCTGCTGGTTATTGCATAGGCGCCCACGGTGATTTCCAGGTTGTCGCACTCCGCAACCGCATGCGGGAGCTCCGGAGCGCTGTCAGCGGCCAGCTTGCCAATTTCCTTATGCAGCCGATGATGCAGGGCGGTTAATTGATAGGCGTGGGATGCTGGAATTTGCACAAATTCAAGGTTATCTGCATTTTGCAGGATGACGTACCGCATATTGGACATGGATAGAGTTCTCCTCCCGGAAATTCCTTGTAAACGGCGCTTTTGTTCGGCATGAACCTACTTGACAGTTTACCGCAAGCTTCGGTTACAATTCAAGTGAATCGGTTTGTTCGCTTGATACGGAATTCAAGAGGCAGTACGGAGTTGGAAAAGCGTGAAAACCGCAAAGGGAGAGAATACCGGTGAATGACCAGCAGCTACAGACATGGATCGAGCGCGTATCGCTCCAGTATTTTGACATGCCGTTTGTGCATAAAGCCTCATTTAACGGCAAACTCCGCACAACGGGAGGAAGGTATTTTCCCGGCACGCACAACATCGAGATCAGCCGTTTGCAGTACGATAC
Above is a window of Ferviditalea candida DNA encoding:
- a CDS encoding polysaccharide deacetylase family protein, with the translated sequence METTVIDTVYGNQASQAIYPVPAASLKPSLPYHDKVAVLMFHHLDPKLKGRDIISPELFAQQIDYLSKKGIHFISLDQFRAFMHGGKVPDNAALITFDDGYESYYSIAYPILAKRHIPAVCFVITGAFQKNVKVYTPHMTTDQIVAMTHADPDMEVQAHTDNLHFKVDRKHDALTGPMKIDGKSETQQQYEQRIKTDLQKCVQQLSVLTPHPIDTFAYPYGMHNNTAIKTLKEVQIRYAFTTRPGLISKTSDPYLLPRINGGSPDITPEALYASIESAAAGSINLHKSQSPKKLTASR
- the cmpA gene encoding cortex morphogenetic protein CmpA, yielding MPSWLRHQLSRAFQNKDRRQIRLLNDCWFFYRINK
- a CDS encoding hydrolase/acyltransferase is translated as MSNMRYVILQNADNLEFVQIPASHAYQLTALHHRLHKEIGKLAADSAPELPHAVAECDNLEITVGAYAITSSLDYINDLEKSFAAIEDKSYPVISLLTEIRALQAQLEQWYEEEA